In the Haloferula helveola genome, one interval contains:
- a CDS encoding tetratricopeptide repeat protein, producing the protein MMAIFRVRSVFPLACGALLVAFPERMYAASFEEQRASVSSAVETQPESAMLSLLKAGIDEGRPAQAVTLAEEWLRQNIPQDAVLLYHAGRAAELAGDWKGAAAFHQQFLRKAADPTGPEADDAVIAVHSLLIDRLGDGASAYAFGRTQALHLASNARFRQYDRWFLDEAERRNDREGVALRLLGLVKTKVSDDLLLALYEGDFLWLLNSIRGTRLDMAQDRLSDEFVSHVKELTEGMTFDEELRLLLDWQVSVKAYIMGMLDGEQVEAPLAESKALLARFPGYAERVQTDWAGGSNSPHYRDDPVKYWPDRADEKMSQIRDAIPKLSPLQLTELLKTWRPGYYERGPEILTPDEFRKFAGQNPELFNTQFAPKIPFDWKNTSPADARAMVASFGKNPSPDISMLEAVAAGGEEKNLDNAIDALLGKGLWRLGRGELNGSSADQLWHWAGRPGGNVKRDQLVARSKALIQEIDKQAVSEKTPAPQRLAEFRRLWNDARSNQPTIADVLGRIPPILLVTPEAVIELLRDPSPMAQILARDAIVRGVSDGKGPLSREPAERGLSAGVYSPLFDRLIKRHRDVRTLTDRGMYSPHPLLSAIQGHFAEQLKKNEPDAGLAMIWLNAQFPEDNAASVKLIEELYKSPSWKSMPPKVRYGARMWFGERVMSPEVIAVVQSADADVVCKPLLGLLLPPGVEQPEPDPAADGPKKKKKKNDPATVIQPGLERTVAALRSTIDGLKSSPVRLEVRGLDRLGKVEGDVLKDPQVMALLVEMADSLRIVEVDATVSSHFLAKISEERDPATLLKSAAYVWRDVELNHRALPLVMALTESLLEAQPEAAGAFARAGLETIARHRSGHTWFDRESDIPRLKALRGKAAMKLGLIVIPVPKNHPAYPVYESQADWVTGNDDSAWEKLDEHWEAFIPVHRELSVNYLLWVLQRTLYARDEARQEELVKSLLSWAGEAGTPLTPEERVKVELMYGDIAMQRGQLRQAHEIYVRTQNNEAYAELPIRHQATLKRAGAERIAKDFDAALQTLNELELERIPELWTQIRYARAEIYFDMEEYDDAKDDIDSILAREPNHADAKILLGKVQLKRQKLMEATEVELGSATSQKSLVPGENLKVTLSDPTLAVSGAGTEIEVVVWATSGDKETFFLRQFGDQKTKFRGEVATDLGAPAPGDDVLQVIGDDEVFYAYSERFREKMNNLEEKRGGPIRIASDALLMASARKLLTEAEQRTADMEAVMAEIRHKPSESATAEGAARAAVAARAMSAEARAEDQGFSEAEFQRFIAKVAKPGNPIHVRVIDPDRSRTDGIDELTVSASSTSGDTISRITLKETGTHTGWFEGSVPTTGAQALAFARNSEPGRNPNMVISPKASEYPAWRPVLSENETPEFMVDLNDNVGLGELTITASEPGAKLQRFLVQAGLNSGEFHTVAAYPIDLKEAQDPWKPSVLVMNDADAFHNNDKRDLHEDFRDVIAQVERGWLTQQYHQGYASNVGGVSDAMPAEALESNEWKRQNRHDVSSVIYRFRSYFYEPREVTRRFRVDLGAFTIPKDTHPSIASTPHFMIAVDGRPITDAEGRLEGEINLRAGVHRFEIWGSGWVKNMGFGGRQPKLFTNLDDSGELAECPAEFFDPAEFPEGVLDHRNSPAKVVSGPDGTEFKVNFAEGSRGRVLRLVMLAQEGPVPALNAMILTEPDGTEVLPVKEDFAELNKNDTLEILTGDRISVRYVDDRFATEEKQRLERTLDVSFTDARVEFADMEPRWSNKDGKEMPYYEKLLRFPFDKPLSLAIHDADMDTSIEPDTVMVTLESKAGGSREFEAVETGDSTGTFRLRIVPVEGAPAEPDQFQVGKGGTILATYRDAENDRPGVPYDRIATIEHAAFSEPQLLMSHATVTPFEGEAMRTLVHGFERRDYRDPERERVASERIRERWQIENTMVPSTESPEGGLAAVHGRRLYLELVAPQLALGVASKVMLYAQTESGRKAAAADGAGAADAPFDITVPGTIALTGGLGSTFAHRDEWRTIPENPIYAGGSVASSNEVYFDRFRMSVPLVAGLLPPFGSMTEEEMDELEAQAKNSRSAADALDQMRRIGGLVVQPGEKVHFGFLYTDEQGQERWLTASTTVITHPAFDVMAEDYREPMTSAYVGESLNLRVVDLGGDVSDESDVVTVLLQAKSGAKHRVELRESGPHTGIFKAGYALSYAKANQPEASVDAAGHDVRRDGFPVIYGDTVAARYTDANGVKSEIHMVSISKGADGTIEPFSKQYEDPEIAMRTQFSLAEAYLEMAKRHRRLNEPEAAEIEYSSAKQLLSKAMDQFTDPETRANAEYLLGTLTMEEADATEEGELQETRYRAALSRFLNVTGSYPQTLPASKAQYQIAVLYERLKEPEIAAQEYVKLAYKYPDSEFLATSMARLGTHFLKKAASYEEKAKPLLEQVDNKDAQFEGEAMHKMAVREYIKTAQIFGRLQERFPGNELAGEAGLRAGQAYMRADKEQEAVDAFKRVTDDEAYDGPKVRAQAMYWTGMCYLDLRQQMAAYSIFKRLTYDFPESKWASYARGQLSQDSLLKLENELELERLEAGQ; encoded by the coding sequence ATGATGGCGATTTTCCGAGTCCGGTCTGTTTTTCCGCTCGCCTGCGGGGCACTGCTCGTCGCGTTCCCTGAGCGGATGTACGCCGCGTCTTTCGAAGAGCAGCGGGCATCCGTTTCGTCAGCGGTTGAGACTCAGCCGGAGTCGGCCATGCTCTCGCTGCTCAAGGCGGGGATCGACGAAGGTCGGCCGGCCCAGGCGGTGACCTTGGCCGAGGAGTGGCTGCGCCAGAATATTCCGCAAGATGCCGTGTTGCTCTATCACGCCGGTCGGGCCGCCGAGCTCGCCGGTGACTGGAAGGGGGCGGCGGCATTCCATCAGCAGTTCCTGCGGAAAGCGGCCGACCCGACGGGGCCCGAGGCCGACGATGCGGTGATCGCGGTTCACAGCCTGCTGATTGACCGCCTCGGCGATGGTGCTTCGGCCTACGCCTTCGGACGCACCCAAGCGCTGCATCTCGCGTCGAACGCGAGATTCCGCCAGTACGACCGCTGGTTCCTGGACGAAGCCGAGCGCCGCAATGACCGGGAAGGGGTCGCGCTTCGTTTGCTCGGGCTGGTGAAGACGAAGGTATCGGATGATCTGTTGCTCGCGCTCTACGAGGGTGACTTCCTTTGGCTTCTCAACTCGATTCGCGGTACCCGCCTCGATATGGCGCAGGATCGCCTGAGCGACGAGTTCGTCAGCCATGTTAAGGAGCTGACGGAGGGCATGACGTTCGATGAAGAGCTGAGACTGCTGCTCGACTGGCAGGTTTCGGTCAAAGCCTACATCATGGGCATGCTCGACGGAGAACAGGTGGAAGCTCCGCTTGCCGAGTCAAAGGCCCTGCTTGCCAGATTCCCCGGTTACGCCGAACGCGTCCAGACCGACTGGGCAGGCGGCAGCAACAGCCCTCACTATCGGGATGATCCGGTGAAGTACTGGCCGGATCGCGCCGACGAGAAGATGTCGCAGATTCGCGACGCGATTCCGAAGCTTAGTCCGCTCCAACTGACCGAGCTCCTGAAGACCTGGAGGCCGGGTTACTATGAGCGGGGACCGGAAATCCTTACCCCTGACGAATTCCGCAAATTCGCCGGACAGAATCCCGAACTCTTCAATACCCAGTTCGCCCCGAAGATTCCGTTCGACTGGAAGAACACGAGTCCCGCCGACGCGAGAGCGATGGTGGCATCTTTCGGCAAGAACCCGAGCCCGGACATCTCGATGCTCGAGGCGGTGGCCGCCGGTGGAGAGGAGAAGAACCTCGACAACGCAATCGACGCACTGCTTGGCAAAGGTCTCTGGCGCCTGGGTCGCGGCGAACTCAACGGTAGTTCTGCCGACCAGCTGTGGCACTGGGCCGGTCGCCCCGGGGGCAATGTGAAACGGGATCAGTTGGTCGCGCGCTCGAAGGCCTTGATCCAGGAAATCGACAAGCAGGCGGTGAGCGAGAAGACGCCCGCTCCACAGCGGCTCGCCGAGTTCCGGAGGCTTTGGAATGACGCCCGATCGAACCAGCCGACGATCGCCGACGTTCTCGGCCGCATTCCGCCGATCCTCCTGGTCACGCCCGAAGCGGTCATTGAACTCCTCCGTGACCCGAGCCCGATGGCGCAGATTCTGGCACGTGATGCGATCGTCAGGGGCGTCTCCGATGGCAAAGGGCCACTCAGTCGTGAACCCGCCGAGAGAGGGCTCAGCGCGGGCGTCTATAGTCCCTTGTTCGACCGTCTGATCAAACGGCATCGCGACGTGCGAACACTGACTGACCGAGGCATGTATTCGCCTCACCCGCTGCTGTCAGCCATCCAGGGACACTTCGCCGAGCAGCTGAAGAAGAACGAGCCAGATGCCGGCCTGGCAATGATCTGGCTGAACGCGCAGTTCCCCGAAGACAACGCGGCGTCGGTGAAGCTGATCGAAGAGCTCTACAAGTCACCCTCGTGGAAGAGCATGCCGCCGAAGGTTCGATACGGGGCGCGCATGTGGTTCGGCGAGAGGGTGATGAGCCCGGAAGTTATCGCAGTCGTTCAGTCGGCCGACGCCGATGTCGTCTGCAAGCCACTGCTGGGTCTCCTCCTTCCGCCAGGCGTCGAGCAGCCCGAACCGGATCCGGCTGCGGATGGCCCGAAAAAGAAAAAGAAGAAGAACGACCCGGCGACGGTGATTCAGCCCGGTCTGGAAAGGACCGTGGCGGCTCTGCGCTCAACCATTGACGGGCTGAAATCCTCGCCGGTCCGCCTGGAGGTGCGGGGACTGGATCGATTGGGGAAAGTCGAAGGCGATGTGCTCAAGGATCCGCAGGTCATGGCGTTGCTGGTCGAAATGGCCGACTCGCTGCGAATCGTTGAAGTGGATGCAACGGTGAGCAGTCACTTCCTCGCGAAGATCTCCGAAGAGAGGGATCCCGCAACGCTTCTCAAGTCGGCCGCCTACGTCTGGCGCGACGTTGAACTGAACCACCGTGCGCTGCCGCTGGTGATGGCTCTCACCGAGTCGCTCCTTGAAGCCCAACCCGAGGCCGCAGGAGCCTTCGCACGGGCGGGACTGGAAACCATCGCACGTCACCGCAGCGGCCACACATGGTTCGATCGCGAGTCTGACATTCCCCGCCTCAAGGCGTTGCGTGGCAAGGCGGCGATGAAGCTGGGTCTCATCGTGATCCCGGTTCCGAAGAATCATCCGGCGTATCCGGTTTACGAATCGCAGGCCGATTGGGTGACCGGCAATGACGACAGCGCATGGGAGAAGCTCGACGAACACTGGGAGGCGTTCATTCCGGTGCATCGTGAACTTTCGGTGAACTACCTGCTGTGGGTACTGCAGCGGACGCTCTACGCTCGCGACGAGGCCCGGCAGGAGGAACTGGTGAAGTCTTTGCTCAGCTGGGCAGGGGAGGCGGGGACGCCGCTGACTCCTGAGGAGCGGGTGAAAGTCGAACTGATGTATGGCGACATCGCGATGCAGCGTGGCCAGCTCCGCCAAGCTCATGAGATTTACGTCCGCACCCAGAACAACGAAGCCTATGCCGAGCTTCCGATCCGCCATCAGGCGACCCTGAAGCGTGCCGGTGCCGAGCGGATCGCCAAGGACTTCGACGCCGCCCTTCAGACCCTTAACGAACTCGAGCTCGAGCGGATTCCCGAGCTTTGGACACAGATCCGATACGCCCGTGCGGAGATCTACTTCGACATGGAGGAATACGATGACGCCAAGGACGACATCGACTCGATCCTCGCGAGGGAGCCCAATCATGCTGATGCCAAGATCCTGCTCGGCAAGGTGCAGCTCAAACGCCAGAAGCTGATGGAGGCCACTGAGGTCGAGCTCGGCTCGGCCACCAGCCAGAAGTCGCTGGTGCCCGGCGAGAACCTGAAGGTGACCTTGAGCGATCCGACCCTCGCCGTGTCGGGTGCGGGCACCGAGATCGAAGTCGTCGTGTGGGCCACATCCGGAGACAAGGAGACCTTCTTCCTGCGCCAGTTCGGTGACCAGAAGACGAAGTTCCGCGGCGAGGTTGCGACCGACCTCGGCGCCCCGGCGCCCGGCGATGATGTGCTGCAAGTCATTGGCGACGACGAGGTCTTCTACGCCTACTCCGAGCGCTTCCGCGAGAAGATGAACAATCTCGAAGAGAAGCGGGGAGGGCCGATCCGGATCGCGTCCGACGCGCTGCTGATGGCCTCGGCCCGCAAGCTGCTTACTGAAGCCGAGCAGCGGACCGCCGATATGGAGGCGGTGATGGCGGAGATCCGGCACAAGCCGAGTGAAAGCGCTACCGCCGAGGGCGCCGCCCGGGCCGCGGTGGCGGCCCGCGCGATGAGTGCCGAGGCGCGTGCCGAGGACCAGGGGTTCTCCGAGGCGGAGTTCCAGCGCTTCATCGCCAAAGTCGCCAAGCCGGGGAACCCGATCCACGTGCGGGTGATCGATCCGGACCGCAGTCGGACCGATGGGATCGACGAGCTTACCGTCAGTGCGAGCAGCACGAGCGGCGATACGATTTCACGGATCACCCTGAAGGAGACCGGAACGCACACCGGATGGTTCGAAGGCAGTGTTCCGACCACCGGAGCGCAGGCCTTGGCCTTCGCGCGCAACTCGGAGCCGGGCCGGAATCCGAACATGGTGATCAGCCCGAAGGCTTCGGAGTATCCTGCGTGGCGGCCGGTGCTGTCGGAGAACGAGACGCCGGAGTTCATGGTCGATCTCAATGACAACGTCGGACTCGGTGAGCTCACCATCACGGCGTCGGAGCCGGGCGCGAAGCTGCAGAGGTTCCTCGTCCAGGCGGGATTGAACAGCGGCGAGTTCCACACCGTGGCGGCTTATCCGATCGACCTGAAGGAGGCGCAGGACCCGTGGAAGCCGTCGGTGCTGGTGATGAATGATGCCGATGCGTTCCACAACAACGACAAGCGTGATCTCCACGAGGATTTCCGCGACGTCATCGCGCAGGTCGAGCGCGGTTGGCTGACCCAGCAGTATCACCAGGGGTATGCGTCGAATGTCGGCGGGGTGTCGGATGCGATGCCGGCCGAGGCGCTCGAGTCGAACGAGTGGAAACGCCAGAACCGCCACGACGTTTCCTCGGTGATCTACCGTTTCCGCAGCTACTTCTACGAGCCCCGCGAAGTCACCCGCAGGTTCCGTGTCGATCTCGGGGCGTTCACGATTCCCAAGGACACGCATCCCTCGATCGCGAGCACACCGCACTTCATGATCGCGGTGGACGGTCGCCCGATCACCGATGCCGAAGGACGTCTCGAGGGTGAGATCAATCTTCGGGCGGGGGTGCACCGTTTCGAGATCTGGGGCAGCGGATGGGTGAAGAACATGGGCTTCGGTGGGAGACAGCCGAAGCTGTTCACGAATCTGGATGACTCCGGCGAACTGGCCGAGTGTCCGGCGGAGTTCTTCGATCCGGCGGAGTTCCCGGAAGGGGTGCTCGACCACCGCAACTCGCCAGCCAAGGTGGTATCGGGGCCGGATGGAACGGAGTTCAAGGTGAACTTTGCCGAGGGATCGCGCGGCCGGGTGCTGCGATTGGTGATGCTCGCTCAGGAAGGACCGGTGCCGGCGCTCAACGCGATGATCCTGACGGAGCCTGATGGCACCGAGGTGCTGCCGGTGAAGGAGGACTTCGCCGAGCTGAACAAGAACGACACGCTCGAGATCCTCACCGGCGACCGCATCTCGGTGCGCTACGTCGATGACCGGTTCGCGACCGAGGAGAAGCAACGTCTCGAACGGACGCTCGACGTCTCCTTCACCGACGCGCGGGTCGAGTTCGCCGACATGGAGCCGCGTTGGAGCAACAAGGACGGCAAGGAGATGCCCTACTACGAGAAACTCCTGCGTTTCCCCTTCGACAAGCCGCTGTCGCTGGCGATCCACGACGCCGACATGGACACCTCGATCGAGCCTGACACCGTGATGGTGACTCTCGAGAGCAAGGCGGGTGGCAGTCGTGAGTTCGAGGCGGTCGAGACCGGTGATTCGACCGGAACGTTCCGGCTCAGGATCGTGCCGGTTGAAGGAGCGCCGGCCGAGCCGGACCAGTTTCAGGTCGGAAAGGGAGGGACGATTCTGGCGACTTACCGCGACGCCGAGAACGACCGGCCCGGCGTGCCGTACGACCGCATCGCGACGATCGAGCACGCTGCCTTTTCCGAGCCGCAGCTGTTGATGTCGCACGCAACGGTCACCCCATTCGAAGGAGAAGCGATGCGCACTCTGGTTCACGGATTCGAGCGTCGCGACTACCGCGACCCCGAACGCGAGCGGGTGGCGAGCGAGCGGATCCGCGAACGATGGCAAATCGAGAACACCATGGTGCCCAGCACCGAGTCGCCCGAGGGCGGGCTTGCCGCGGTTCACGGACGGCGGCTCTACCTCGAGCTCGTCGCGCCTCAGCTGGCCTTGGGTGTTGCTTCCAAGGTGATGCTGTATGCTCAAACGGAATCCGGCCGAAAGGCTGCCGCGGCGGATGGAGCCGGTGCTGCTGACGCTCCCTTCGACATCACCGTGCCGGGAACGATCGCGTTGACCGGGGGGCTCGGTTCGACCTTCGCGCATCGCGACGAATGGCGGACGATTCCCGAGAATCCGATCTACGCGGGCGGTAGTGTCGCGAGTTCGAACGAGGTGTATTTCGACCGCTTCCGGATGTCGGTGCCACTGGTGGCCGGACTGCTTCCGCCGTTCGGGTCGATGACCGAGGAGGAAATGGACGAACTCGAGGCGCAGGCGAAGAACTCCCGAAGTGCCGCCGATGCGCTCGACCAGATGCGCCGGATCGGTGGATTGGTTGTCCAGCCGGGCGAGAAGGTTCACTTCGGTTTCCTCTACACCGACGAGCAGGGTCAGGAGCGGTGGCTCACGGCTTCGACCACGGTCATCACCCATCCGGCCTTCGATGTGATGGCCGAGGACTATCGGGAGCCGATGACCAGCGCGTATGTGGGCGAGTCGCTCAATCTCCGGGTGGTCGACCTCGGCGGGGACGTCAGTGACGAAAGTGACGTTGTCACCGTGCTGCTGCAGGCGAAGTCCGGAGCGAAGCACCGGGTCGAGCTCCGCGAGAGCGGGCCACACACCGGAATCTTCAAAGCCGGCTATGCGTTGTCGTATGCCAAGGCGAACCAGCCCGAAGCGAGTGTGGATGCCGCCGGGCATGACGTCCGCCGCGACGGCTTCCCGGTGATCTATGGCGACACCGTGGCGGCCCGCTACACCGATGCCAACGGCGTGAAGTCGGAGATCCACATGGTTTCGATCAGCAAGGGGGCGGACGGCACCATCGAGCCGTTCTCCAAGCAGTATGAGGATCCGGAGATCGCGATGCGCACGCAGTTCTCGCTGGCCGAGGCCTACCTCGAGATGGCGAAGAGACACCGCAGGCTGAACGAGCCGGAGGCTGCGGAGATCGAATATTCCAGCGCGAAGCAGTTGCTGTCGAAGGCGATGGACCAGTTCACTGATCCGGAGACCCGTGCGAATGCCGAGTATCTGCTCGGAACCCTGACGATGGAGGAAGCCGACGCGACCGAAGAAGGCGAACTTCAGGAGACACGGTATCGCGCGGCGCTGTCGCGTTTCCTCAATGTCACCGGAAGCTATCCGCAGACTCTGCCTGCCTCGAAGGCGCAGTATCAGATCGCGGTGCTCTACGAGCGTCTGAAGGAACCGGAGATCGCGGCTCAGGAGTATGTGAAACTCGCCTACAAGTATCCGGACTCCGAGTTCCTCGCGACGTCGATGGCGCGGCTCGGCACGCACTTCCTCAAAAAGGCCGCCTCCTATGAGGAAAAGGCCAAGCCGTTGCTTGAGCAGGTCGACAACAAGGATGCGCAGTTCGAAGGCGAGGCGATGCACAAGATGGCCGTGCGCGAGTACATCAAGACCGCGCAGATTTTCGGTCGTCTGCAGGAGCGTTTCCCAGGAAACGAGCTCGCCGGCGAGGCGGGGCTTCGGGCAGGTCAGGCCTACATGCGGGCTGACAAGGAGCAGGAAGCGGTGGACGCCTTCAAACGGGTGACGGACGACGAGGCTTACGACGGTCCGAAGGTTAGGGCGCAGGCGATGTACTGGACGGGCATGTGCTACCTCGATCTGCGGCAGCAGATGGCAGCCTATTCGATCTTCAAGCGGCTGACCTATGACTTCCCTGAAAGCAAGTGGGCCTCGTACGCACGCGGCCAGCTTTCGCAGGACTCCCTGCTGAAGCTGGAGAATGAACTGGAACTCGAACGCTTGGAGGCCGGGCAATGA
- a CDS encoding tetratricopeptide repeat protein, with product MSSFSKNEWNRRIVAAACIALIPGLLPAQEEEGGSGRERVSADIDRQAKHLYDKAIELMEYKQYERGLAMLNTVVRDNQGTMLAHMAHMAMGKHFLDQRNTQEALGHFLLLTRLLAPVPGEKQPEDEEALYHESLFQAGFCHYQSGQYAAGFPLFRRLTEVAGRTKWANMAYFYIGMSHYNLKNWNKAIDSLSLVGTEVEGTEEGSDDLGRIEIGERFYAKIQDADVPVMRKLGVEVKAEVKVSSGDVETITGVPVPGKQHEMLASAPTALGDPKPNDGVIQMVGGDTLTVTYVDDSTLDGEKGVERTGKVRAVSTGTVGFYLGDHSTPAYIAYPGQPQVVMLRDADLDTSPKAESLTLLVTSRYKVEAKDAAESEDMLDIFALEDEEEDVWKERDSVTVKLEETGEGDQIRTGAFLGKIQLAPVEDGVTPDGKDNVLHCDELDELVVTYTDAVHLYGDEPRETETKIKVSGSVNSGVTADQYVVFEELLKARKGSVEAEALAGLGGIYKDMGLDQRAAMRANEALDKVDPIIVNRSKLPGDLVEQAFKLKWESELLKDDFDAATATCLAFNRLYPESVLADQALMTLGRSLTDRGDYKQAVDVYGRVLELENPISGAEAQFRIGEALQKEAEEMAEAADEHNSKWGKAGLSKETALQNRMSPAIRAYRLTYETYPESSFAAEALGRVVRHYVDTEDFAQAADLLESVFSDYPDAAFLDEMLLLWANVGFRMGDNETAKAKLRQLIFDYPTSKHVTEARKKLAALEEESESGE from the coding sequence ATGAGCAGCTTCAGTAAGAACGAGTGGAACCGCCGGATCGTGGCGGCCGCCTGCATCGCGTTGATCCCCGGACTCCTGCCCGCGCAGGAAGAGGAAGGCGGATCAGGTCGCGAGCGGGTTTCGGCGGACATCGACCGCCAGGCCAAACACCTCTACGACAAGGCGATCGAGCTGATGGAGTACAAGCAATACGAGCGCGGGCTCGCGATGCTGAACACCGTCGTGCGCGACAACCAGGGCACGATGCTTGCCCACATGGCGCACATGGCGATGGGCAAGCACTTCCTCGATCAGCGCAACACGCAGGAGGCGCTCGGTCATTTCCTGCTGCTGACCCGTCTGCTCGCGCCGGTTCCCGGAGAGAAGCAGCCGGAGGACGAGGAGGCGCTCTACCACGAGTCGTTGTTCCAAGCCGGCTTCTGCCATTACCAGTCGGGCCAGTATGCCGCGGGCTTCCCGCTTTTCCGCCGCCTTACGGAAGTCGCGGGCCGGACGAAGTGGGCGAACATGGCCTACTTCTACATCGGCATGAGCCACTACAACCTCAAGAACTGGAATAAGGCGATCGACTCGCTTTCGCTGGTCGGCACCGAGGTCGAGGGTACGGAGGAGGGGAGTGACGATCTCGGCCGCATCGAGATCGGCGAGCGTTTCTACGCCAAGATCCAGGACGCGGACGTGCCGGTGATGCGCAAGCTCGGAGTCGAGGTCAAAGCCGAGGTCAAGGTCAGCAGTGGCGACGTCGAGACGATCACCGGTGTTCCGGTCCCCGGGAAACAGCACGAGATGCTTGCATCGGCCCCGACCGCGCTCGGTGATCCGAAGCCGAACGACGGGGTGATCCAGATGGTCGGTGGTGACACGCTGACGGTGACCTACGTTGATGACAGTACTCTGGATGGCGAGAAGGGGGTCGAACGCACCGGCAAGGTCCGGGCGGTGAGCACCGGAACCGTCGGGTTTTACCTCGGCGACCACTCGACGCCCGCTTACATCGCCTATCCGGGTCAGCCGCAGGTGGTGATGCTGCGCGACGCGGATCTCGATACGTCGCCGAAGGCCGAGTCGCTGACCTTGCTGGTGACCTCCCGCTACAAGGTCGAGGCCAAGGACGCGGCAGAGTCGGAAGACATGCTCGATATCTTCGCGCTTGAGGACGAGGAGGAGGACGTTTGGAAGGAGCGCGACAGTGTGACGGTGAAGCTCGAGGAAACCGGAGAGGGTGACCAGATCCGGACCGGGGCGTTCCTTGGCAAGATTCAGCTGGCACCTGTGGAGGATGGTGTGACGCCCGACGGCAAGGACAACGTCCTGCATTGCGACGAGCTCGATGAGTTGGTGGTGACCTATACCGACGCGGTCCATCTCTACGGCGACGAGCCGAGAGAGACCGAGACGAAGATCAAGGTGTCCGGTTCGGTGAACTCGGGGGTGACGGCTGACCAGTATGTCGTTTTCGAAGAGTTGCTGAAGGCCCGCAAGGGTTCGGTTGAAGCCGAGGCGCTTGCCGGCCTTGGTGGCATCTACAAGGACATGGGTCTCGATCAGCGGGCGGCGATGCGTGCAAACGAGGCGCTCGACAAGGTCGACCCGATCATCGTGAACCGCAGCAAGCTGCCTGGCGATCTTGTCGAGCAGGCGTTCAAGCTCAAGTGGGAGAGTGAGCTGCTGAAGGATGACTTCGATGCGGCCACGGCGACCTGTCTGGCCTTCAACCGGCTTTACCCCGAGTCCGTTCTGGCGGACCAGGCGCTGATGACGCTAGGCCGCAGTCTGACCGACCGCGGCGATTACAAGCAGGCGGTCGATGTCTACGGTCGCGTGCTGGAACTGGAGAATCCGATCTCCGGTGCCGAGGCGCAGTTCAGGATCGGCGAGGCGCTGCAGAAGGAGGCCGAGGAGATGGCCGAAGCGGCCGACGAGCACAACAGCAAGTGGGGCAAAGCGGGTCTCAGCAAGGAGACGGCCTTGCAGAACCGGATGAGCCCGGCGATCCGCGCCTACCGGCTGACTTACGAGACCTATCCCGAGAGCTCGTTTGCGGCGGAAGCCCTCGGCCGGGTGGTCCGTCACTACGTCGATACCGAGGACTTCGCCCAAGCGGCGGATCTTTTGGAGAGCGTCTTCAGTGACTATCCGGATGCGGCTTTCCTCGATGAGATGCTGCTGTTGTGGGCCAACGTCGGTTTCCGGATGGGCGACAACGAAACGGCGAAGGCAAAGCTCAGGCAGTTGATCTTCGACTACCCGACCAGCAAGCACGTCACCGAGGCACGCAAGAAGTTGGCGGCACTCGAGGAGGAGTCGGAAAGCGGCGAGTAA
- a CDS encoding GxxExxY protein, whose amino-acid sequence METNGHELFLKEEAYAVVGCALEVLKGLGHGLLEKPYENALAVELRLQGVEFEQQPRFPVTYKNVQVGEYVPDLITHGQLVVDTKVIDRITSHELGQMMNYLKITGLKVGLILNFKHAKLEWKRVVL is encoded by the coding sequence ATGGAGACGAATGGACACGAATTGTTCCTGAAGGAGGAGGCCTACGCGGTGGTCGGTTGCGCTCTTGAGGTTCTAAAGGGGCTTGGTCATGGGTTGCTGGAGAAGCCTTACGAGAACGCGTTGGCGGTTGAACTTCGATTGCAGGGTGTCGAGTTCGAGCAACAGCCACGGTTCCCCGTGACCTACAAGAATGTGCAGGTCGGTGAGTATGTGCCTGATCTGATTACTCACGGCCAATTGGTGGTGGACACCAAAGTCATCGATCGAATCACAAGCCATGAATTGGGCCAGATGATGAATTACCTGAAGATCACCGGCCTCAAGGTCGGGCTGATCCTGAACTTCAAACACGCCAAGTTGGAATGGAAGCGGGTCGTCTTATGA